The following proteins are co-located in the Triticum aestivum cultivar Chinese Spring chromosome 1A, IWGSC CS RefSeq v2.1, whole genome shotgun sequence genome:
- the LOC123191373 gene encoding serine/threonine-protein phosphatase 7 long form homolog, translating to MYQKYVAELDTITPEQVEWQPYGADDRLGYTPEFTINPMCLRDRDLWHMRCPLICNWVVEFHLPHRVCCQFGLFQPHPPEWVDTDKALHRLDRRRQRKIKDWDKHHASYVTRFQLCVEEARSSARAKLREHSPLAFDNYIRWLLENTRVEICPPAHNEDILEEPVNFEDLSKGKYNRDVRVGHGVPAISVINYVRTEIKKAADESQSILEETPVGKGNDDGPLRAFLKR from the exons atgtaccagaagtacgttgccgagttggacacgattacgcctgagcag gtggaatggcagccatatggcgccGATGACAGACTTGGGTACACCCCGGAGTTTACcatcaacccgatgtgcttgcgggatagggatctctggcatatgcggtgcccactgatatgcaactgggttgttgagtttcatttgccacatcgcgtgtgttgtcagtttggtctgttccagcctcacccgccggaATGGGTGGATACggacaaagcacttcatag gttggacaggagaaggcagcgaaagataaaggactgggacaagcatcatgcttcgtatgttacccgcttccagctttgTGTGGAGGAAGCTCGTAGCAGTGCACGCGCCAAGCTTCGTGAGCATAGTCcacttgcttttgataactacatacgatggcttcttgaaaatactcgagttgagatatgcccgccggcacataatgaggatattcttgaagaacccgtaaactttgaggatctatcaaaggggaagtacaacagagatgtcaggGTAGGGCACGGAGTCCCTGCTATTtcggtgattaactatgtg cgcaccgagatcaagaaagcagctgatgagagccagtctattctggaggaaacaccggttggaaaaggcaatgatgatggtccactacgagcattcctcaag CGTTAG